Proteins from a single region of Hordeum vulgare subsp. vulgare chromosome 6H, MorexV3_pseudomolecules_assembly, whole genome shotgun sequence:
- the LOC123404034 gene encoding protein ENHANCED DISEASE RESISTANCE 2-like isoform X2, with the protein MVRYGRRKIGRSFFHTRYFVLESKLLAYYKKKPKDSMVPLKSLLIDGNCRVEDRGLKTHHGQMIYVLCVYNKKEKEHQITMGAYDIEDALAWKKKIEQIIDQQDSMADKNRKAFASMDFDTDLGGQFAFSDHDSAAEEEEERPTLIRRTTIGNGPPESIHDWTNEPDIGSNQNEPSQFSSKKNWRLLRCQNGLRIFEELLEVDYLARSCSRAMRAVGVVEATCEAIFGLVMSMDVTRYEWDCSFRYGSLVEEVDGHTAIIYHKLQLHWCPMLVWPRDLCYVRYWRRNDDGSYVVLFRSIEHPNCGRQRGYVRAFIESGGFKITPLKCRNGRPRTQVQHLMQIDLKGWFLNYSPSFQYHTLLQIQNCVAGLREYFSQTDECHIAPRIPVMEKMFDPSAEQKNPKPRAIDKIKPLDRDQKDSRNMSIIEEESDEDDDYQVPEANIEDDPNKPDSDAKHSEEPPEKIDLSCFSGVLHRDPDEKTRNCWTVPDSTLFKVRSKNFPTDKSKIPAPSYLMELAAIDWFKDTKRMDNVGRQKGCVAQLAAEKGMHTFVANIQIPGSTHYSIVMYFVTNTMKKGSLLQRFFDGDDEFRNSRLKLIPAVPKGSWIVRQSVGSTPCLLGKAVDCSYIRAPGYLEVDVDIGSSAVANGVLGLVFGVVTTLVVDMAFLIQANTYEELPEQVIGAARLAHVEPAAAVVPDLENNNDSKDTNNDDTTTTTTTTTNNNNNNNNATSSEDDSSKKTN; encoded by the exons ATGGTGCGCTACGGCCGCCGCAAAATCGGCCGCTCCTTCTTCCACACCCGCTACTTCGTCCTCGAGTCGAAGCTGCTCGCCTACTACAAGAAGAAGCCCAAGGACAgcatg GTGCCGCTCAAGTCGCTGCTGATCGACGGGAATTGCAGGGTGGAGGACAGAGGGCTGAAAACACACCATGGGCAG ATGATTTATGTCCTTTGTGTTTACAACAAGAAAGAAAAGGAGCACCAAATCACG ATGGGCGCGTATGACATCGAAGACGCACTGGCTTGGAAAAAGAAGATAGAGCAGATAATTGATCAG CAGGACTCTATGGCAGATAAAAACCGCAAGGCCTTTGCTTCGATGGACTTCGATACTGATCTTGGAGGGCAGTTTGCATTCTCAGATCACGACAGCGC agctgaagaagaagaggagcggCCCACTTTGATTCGTAGGACGACTATAGGGAACG GTCCCCCGGAATCGATACACGACTGGACCAATGAGCCTGATATTGGGTCAAATCAGAATGAGCCGAGTCAATTTTCTTCCAAGAAGAATTGGCGGCTACTTCGATGCCAGAATG GACTTCGCATCTTCGAAGAACTTCTTGAAGTCGATTACCTT GCAAGAAGCTGTAGCCGTGCTATGAGGGCTGTCGGGGTAGTCGAAGCCACATGTGAAGCTATTTTTGGTCTAGTGATGAGCATGGACGTGACGAGATACGA gTGGGACTGTAGCTTTCGCTACGGAAGTTTGGTTGAAGAGGTTGATGGCCACACTGCAATAATCTATCACAAGTTGCAGCTGCACTGGTGTCCAAT GCTAGTCTGGCCCAGGGATCTTTGTTATGTACGTTactggcggcggaacgatgatggaagctatg TTGTTTTGTTTCGATCTATCGAACATCCTAACTGTGGCCGGCAAAGAGGGTACGTGAGGGCTTTCATCGAGA GTGGTGGGTTCAAGATCACTCCTCTCAAGTGCCGCAATGGTCGGCCCCGTACCCAGGTCCAACACCTTATGCAGATTGATCTGAAAGGATGGTTCCTGAACTACTCCCCTTCATTTCAGTACCATACATTGCTGCAAATACAGAACTGTGTTGCCG GCCTGCGCGAGTACTTCTCACAGACAGATGAGTGCCATATAGCTCCAAGGATTCCTGTGATGGAGAAAATGTTTGATCCATCGGCAGAGCAGAAAAACCCGAAGCCTCGTGCGATCGACAAGATTAAACCATTAGATAGAGACCAAAAAGATAGTAGGAACATGTCAATCATCGAGGAAGAATCCGATGAGGACGATGACTACCAAGTTCCTGAAGCTAACATAGAG GATGACCCCAACAAACCTGACAGCGACGCTAAGCATTCAG AAGAACCTCCGGAAAAGATTGATTTATCGTGCTTTTCGGGCGTCCTTCACCGTGACCCAGATGAGAAGACCCGCAACTGTTGGACAGTACCTGATAGCACGCTCTTTAAAGTTCGCAGCAAGAACTTCCCCACTGATAAATCAAAG ATACCTGCACCAAGTTATCTCATGGAGCTCGCGGCGATCGACTGGTTTAAGGACACCAAGCGTATGGACAATGTTGGCAGGCAGAAAGGTTGTGTTGCACAG CTTGCTGCTGAGAAAGGGATGCACACATTTGTTGCCAACATACAA ATTCCTGGATCGACCCATTACAGCATAGTGATGTATTTCGTCACAAATACCATGAAAAAGGGATCGTTGCTGCAACGTTTCTTCGACGGCGATGATGAATTCCGCAATAGCAGACTGAAGCTTATACCGGCCGTTCCGAAG GGCTCTTGGATAGTGCGGCAAAGTGTCGGAAGCACCCCTTGTTTGCTGGGAAAGGCTGTCGACTGCAGCTACATACGCGCTCCGGGGTACTTGGAA GTGGATGTTGACATCGGTTCTTCTGCGGTAGCTAATGGGGTTTTGGGGCTGGTGTTTGGTGTTGTCACAACATTGGTAGTTGACATGGCCTTCCTAATACAG GCAAACACATACGAGGAGCTCCCCGAGCAGGTGATCGGCGCGGCTCGGCTGGCTCACGTCGAACCGGCAGCCGCAGTAGTTCCTGACCTTGAAAATAACAATGACAGTAAAGATACTAACAacgacgacaccaccaccaccaccaccaccaccaccaacaacaacaacaacaacaacaacgcgacTTCCTCGGAGGATGATTCGTCCAAGAAAACCAACTGA
- the LOC123404843 gene encoding immune-associated nucleotide-binding protein 7-like → MRRRCPFDQQVQTIMGGGGVDSDWAVMPAPPLAEVTIALVGKVGTGKSATANLILGSQAFASEYSPGSVTETCQRSSTTFHDGGGAARTINVIDTPGLFDMKISMEDACKEIVKCIEMSKDGIHALLMVFSAASRFSREEHNAVELIKLFFGDKILDHLILVFTHGDAVGEEVAWKKMLIVKSPAYVQVYVISFPISTEYFKLLII, encoded by the exons ATGCGGCGGCGATGTCCTTTCGATCAGCAGGTGCAGACCATCATGGGCGGCGGTGGCGTCGACAGCGACTGGGCGGTGATGcccgcccctcccctcgccgagGTCACCATTGCCCTCGTCGGGAAGGTTGGCACGGGGAAGAGCGCCACGGCCAACTTAATCCTTGGGAGCCAAGCCTTTGCCTCCGAGTACTCCCCCGGGAGCGTCACCGAGACCTGCCAGAGGAGCAGCACCACCTTCCacgacggcggcggcgccgcCCGCACCATCAACGTGATAGACACCCCAG GTTTGtttgacatgaagatttcaaTGGAAGATGCCTGTAAAGAAATTGTTAAGTGTATCGAGATGTCTAAAGATGGCATACATGCTTTGCTTATGGTATTCTCAGCTGCTTCACGATTTTCTCGTGAAGAGCATAATGCTGTGGAGTTGATTAAACTGTTTTTTGGTGACAAGATCCTCGACCATCTTATATTAGTTTTCACACATGGAGATGCAGTGGGGGAGGAGGTTGCTTGGAAGAAAATGCTAATTGTGAAATCCCCGGCTTATGTCCAGGTCTATGTCATATCTTTTCCAATATCAACAGAGTATTTCAAACTACTTATTATTTGA
- the LOC123404034 gene encoding protein ENHANCED DISEASE RESISTANCE 2-like isoform X1: MLSSSASRREPAAPSSATAKTADLSKAAATFAMPRDPSPGAAAAANAKELQAKASALAAVREAAAAAVHHEGWMVRYGRRKIGRSFFHTRYFVLESKLLAYYKKKPKDSMVPLKSLLIDGNCRVEDRGLKTHHGQMIYVLCVYNKKEKEHQITMGAYDIEDALAWKKKIEQIIDQQQDSMADKNRKAFASMDFDTDLGGQFAFSDHDSAAEEEEERPTLIRRTTIGNGPPESIHDWTNEPDIGSNQNEPSQFSSKKNWRLLRCQNGLRIFEELLEVDYLARSCSRAMRAVGVVEATCEAIFGLVMSMDVTRYEWDCSFRYGSLVEEVDGHTAIIYHKLQLHWCPMLVWPRDLCYVRYWRRNDDGSYVVLFRSIEHPNCGRQRGYVRAFIESGGFKITPLKCRNGRPRTQVQHLMQIDLKGWFLNYSPSFQYHTLLQIQNCVAGLREYFSQTDECHIAPRIPVMEKMFDPSAEQKNPKPRAIDKIKPLDRDQKDSRNMSIIEEESDEDDDYQVPEANIEDDPNKPDSDAKHSEEPPEKIDLSCFSGVLHRDPDEKTRNCWTVPDSTLFKVRSKNFPTDKSKIPAPSYLMELAAIDWFKDTKRMDNVGRQKGCVAQLAAEKGMHTFVANIQIPGSTHYSIVMYFVTNTMKKGSLLQRFFDGDDEFRNSRLKLIPAVPKGSWIVRQSVGSTPCLLGKAVDCSYIRAPGYLEVDVDIGSSAVANGVLGLVFGVVTTLVVDMAFLIQANTYEELPEQVIGAARLAHVEPAAAVVPDLENNNDSKDTNNDDTTTTTTTTTNNNNNNNNATSSEDDSSKKTN, from the exons ATGCTCAGCTCCTCCGCCTCCAGGCGGGAGCCGGCGGCACCGTCCTCCGCCACGGCCAAGACCGCCGACCTCTCCAAGGCCGCCGCCACCTTCGCCATGCCGCGCGACCCGTCCCCCGGCGCCGCGGCCGCGGCCAACGCCAAGGAGCTGCAGGCCAAGGCCTCCGCCCTCGCCGCCGTCAGGgaggccgccgccgctgccgttcACCACGAGGGCTGGATGGTGCGCTACGGCCGCCGCAAAATCGGCCGCTCCTTCTTCCACACCCGCTACTTCGTCCTCGAGTCGAAGCTGCTCGCCTACTACAAGAAGAAGCCCAAGGACAgcatg GTGCCGCTCAAGTCGCTGCTGATCGACGGGAATTGCAGGGTGGAGGACAGAGGGCTGAAAACACACCATGGGCAG ATGATTTATGTCCTTTGTGTTTACAACAAGAAAGAAAAGGAGCACCAAATCACG ATGGGCGCGTATGACATCGAAGACGCACTGGCTTGGAAAAAGAAGATAGAGCAGATAATTGATCAG CAGCAGGACTCTATGGCAGATAAAAACCGCAAGGCCTTTGCTTCGATGGACTTCGATACTGATCTTGGAGGGCAGTTTGCATTCTCAGATCACGACAGCGC agctgaagaagaagaggagcggCCCACTTTGATTCGTAGGACGACTATAGGGAACG GTCCCCCGGAATCGATACACGACTGGACCAATGAGCCTGATATTGGGTCAAATCAGAATGAGCCGAGTCAATTTTCTTCCAAGAAGAATTGGCGGCTACTTCGATGCCAGAATG GACTTCGCATCTTCGAAGAACTTCTTGAAGTCGATTACCTT GCAAGAAGCTGTAGCCGTGCTATGAGGGCTGTCGGGGTAGTCGAAGCCACATGTGAAGCTATTTTTGGTCTAGTGATGAGCATGGACGTGACGAGATACGA gTGGGACTGTAGCTTTCGCTACGGAAGTTTGGTTGAAGAGGTTGATGGCCACACTGCAATAATCTATCACAAGTTGCAGCTGCACTGGTGTCCAAT GCTAGTCTGGCCCAGGGATCTTTGTTATGTACGTTactggcggcggaacgatgatggaagctatg TTGTTTTGTTTCGATCTATCGAACATCCTAACTGTGGCCGGCAAAGAGGGTACGTGAGGGCTTTCATCGAGA GTGGTGGGTTCAAGATCACTCCTCTCAAGTGCCGCAATGGTCGGCCCCGTACCCAGGTCCAACACCTTATGCAGATTGATCTGAAAGGATGGTTCCTGAACTACTCCCCTTCATTTCAGTACCATACATTGCTGCAAATACAGAACTGTGTTGCCG GCCTGCGCGAGTACTTCTCACAGACAGATGAGTGCCATATAGCTCCAAGGATTCCTGTGATGGAGAAAATGTTTGATCCATCGGCAGAGCAGAAAAACCCGAAGCCTCGTGCGATCGACAAGATTAAACCATTAGATAGAGACCAAAAAGATAGTAGGAACATGTCAATCATCGAGGAAGAATCCGATGAGGACGATGACTACCAAGTTCCTGAAGCTAACATAGAG GATGACCCCAACAAACCTGACAGCGACGCTAAGCATTCAG AAGAACCTCCGGAAAAGATTGATTTATCGTGCTTTTCGGGCGTCCTTCACCGTGACCCAGATGAGAAGACCCGCAACTGTTGGACAGTACCTGATAGCACGCTCTTTAAAGTTCGCAGCAAGAACTTCCCCACTGATAAATCAAAG ATACCTGCACCAAGTTATCTCATGGAGCTCGCGGCGATCGACTGGTTTAAGGACACCAAGCGTATGGACAATGTTGGCAGGCAGAAAGGTTGTGTTGCACAG CTTGCTGCTGAGAAAGGGATGCACACATTTGTTGCCAACATACAA ATTCCTGGATCGACCCATTACAGCATAGTGATGTATTTCGTCACAAATACCATGAAAAAGGGATCGTTGCTGCAACGTTTCTTCGACGGCGATGATGAATTCCGCAATAGCAGACTGAAGCTTATACCGGCCGTTCCGAAG GGCTCTTGGATAGTGCGGCAAAGTGTCGGAAGCACCCCTTGTTTGCTGGGAAAGGCTGTCGACTGCAGCTACATACGCGCTCCGGGGTACTTGGAA GTGGATGTTGACATCGGTTCTTCTGCGGTAGCTAATGGGGTTTTGGGGCTGGTGTTTGGTGTTGTCACAACATTGGTAGTTGACATGGCCTTCCTAATACAG GCAAACACATACGAGGAGCTCCCCGAGCAGGTGATCGGCGCGGCTCGGCTGGCTCACGTCGAACCGGCAGCCGCAGTAGTTCCTGACCTTGAAAATAACAATGACAGTAAAGATACTAACAacgacgacaccaccaccaccaccaccaccaccaccaacaacaacaacaacaacaacaacgcgacTTCCTCGGAGGATGATTCGTCCAAGAAAACCAACTGA
- the LOC123404034 gene encoding protein ENHANCED DISEASE RESISTANCE 2-like isoform X3 → MVRYGRRKIGRSFFHTRYFVLESKLLAYYKKKPKDSMVPLKSLLIDGNCRVEDRGLKTHHGQMIYVLCVYNKKEKEHQITMGAYDIEDALAWKKKIEQIIDQDSMADKNRKAFASMDFDTDLGGQFAFSDHDSAAEEEEERPTLIRRTTIGNGPPESIHDWTNEPDIGSNQNEPSQFSSKKNWRLLRCQNGLRIFEELLEVDYLARSCSRAMRAVGVVEATCEAIFGLVMSMDVTRYEWDCSFRYGSLVEEVDGHTAIIYHKLQLHWCPMLVWPRDLCYVRYWRRNDDGSYVVLFRSIEHPNCGRQRGYVRAFIESGGFKITPLKCRNGRPRTQVQHLMQIDLKGWFLNYSPSFQYHTLLQIQNCVAGLREYFSQTDECHIAPRIPVMEKMFDPSAEQKNPKPRAIDKIKPLDRDQKDSRNMSIIEEESDEDDDYQVPEANIEDDPNKPDSDAKHSEEPPEKIDLSCFSGVLHRDPDEKTRNCWTVPDSTLFKVRSKNFPTDKSKIPAPSYLMELAAIDWFKDTKRMDNVGRQKGCVAQLAAEKGMHTFVANIQIPGSTHYSIVMYFVTNTMKKGSLLQRFFDGDDEFRNSRLKLIPAVPKGSWIVRQSVGSTPCLLGKAVDCSYIRAPGYLEVDVDIGSSAVANGVLGLVFGVVTTLVVDMAFLIQANTYEELPEQVIGAARLAHVEPAAAVVPDLENNNDSKDTNNDDTTTTTTTTTNNNNNNNNATSSEDDSSKKTN, encoded by the exons ATGGTGCGCTACGGCCGCCGCAAAATCGGCCGCTCCTTCTTCCACACCCGCTACTTCGTCCTCGAGTCGAAGCTGCTCGCCTACTACAAGAAGAAGCCCAAGGACAgcatg GTGCCGCTCAAGTCGCTGCTGATCGACGGGAATTGCAGGGTGGAGGACAGAGGGCTGAAAACACACCATGGGCAG ATGATTTATGTCCTTTGTGTTTACAACAAGAAAGAAAAGGAGCACCAAATCACG ATGGGCGCGTATGACATCGAAGACGCACTGGCTTGGAAAAAGAAGATAGAGCAGATAATTGATCAG GACTCTATGGCAGATAAAAACCGCAAGGCCTTTGCTTCGATGGACTTCGATACTGATCTTGGAGGGCAGTTTGCATTCTCAGATCACGACAGCGC agctgaagaagaagaggagcggCCCACTTTGATTCGTAGGACGACTATAGGGAACG GTCCCCCGGAATCGATACACGACTGGACCAATGAGCCTGATATTGGGTCAAATCAGAATGAGCCGAGTCAATTTTCTTCCAAGAAGAATTGGCGGCTACTTCGATGCCAGAATG GACTTCGCATCTTCGAAGAACTTCTTGAAGTCGATTACCTT GCAAGAAGCTGTAGCCGTGCTATGAGGGCTGTCGGGGTAGTCGAAGCCACATGTGAAGCTATTTTTGGTCTAGTGATGAGCATGGACGTGACGAGATACGA gTGGGACTGTAGCTTTCGCTACGGAAGTTTGGTTGAAGAGGTTGATGGCCACACTGCAATAATCTATCACAAGTTGCAGCTGCACTGGTGTCCAAT GCTAGTCTGGCCCAGGGATCTTTGTTATGTACGTTactggcggcggaacgatgatggaagctatg TTGTTTTGTTTCGATCTATCGAACATCCTAACTGTGGCCGGCAAAGAGGGTACGTGAGGGCTTTCATCGAGA GTGGTGGGTTCAAGATCACTCCTCTCAAGTGCCGCAATGGTCGGCCCCGTACCCAGGTCCAACACCTTATGCAGATTGATCTGAAAGGATGGTTCCTGAACTACTCCCCTTCATTTCAGTACCATACATTGCTGCAAATACAGAACTGTGTTGCCG GCCTGCGCGAGTACTTCTCACAGACAGATGAGTGCCATATAGCTCCAAGGATTCCTGTGATGGAGAAAATGTTTGATCCATCGGCAGAGCAGAAAAACCCGAAGCCTCGTGCGATCGACAAGATTAAACCATTAGATAGAGACCAAAAAGATAGTAGGAACATGTCAATCATCGAGGAAGAATCCGATGAGGACGATGACTACCAAGTTCCTGAAGCTAACATAGAG GATGACCCCAACAAACCTGACAGCGACGCTAAGCATTCAG AAGAACCTCCGGAAAAGATTGATTTATCGTGCTTTTCGGGCGTCCTTCACCGTGACCCAGATGAGAAGACCCGCAACTGTTGGACAGTACCTGATAGCACGCTCTTTAAAGTTCGCAGCAAGAACTTCCCCACTGATAAATCAAAG ATACCTGCACCAAGTTATCTCATGGAGCTCGCGGCGATCGACTGGTTTAAGGACACCAAGCGTATGGACAATGTTGGCAGGCAGAAAGGTTGTGTTGCACAG CTTGCTGCTGAGAAAGGGATGCACACATTTGTTGCCAACATACAA ATTCCTGGATCGACCCATTACAGCATAGTGATGTATTTCGTCACAAATACCATGAAAAAGGGATCGTTGCTGCAACGTTTCTTCGACGGCGATGATGAATTCCGCAATAGCAGACTGAAGCTTATACCGGCCGTTCCGAAG GGCTCTTGGATAGTGCGGCAAAGTGTCGGAAGCACCCCTTGTTTGCTGGGAAAGGCTGTCGACTGCAGCTACATACGCGCTCCGGGGTACTTGGAA GTGGATGTTGACATCGGTTCTTCTGCGGTAGCTAATGGGGTTTTGGGGCTGGTGTTTGGTGTTGTCACAACATTGGTAGTTGACATGGCCTTCCTAATACAG GCAAACACATACGAGGAGCTCCCCGAGCAGGTGATCGGCGCGGCTCGGCTGGCTCACGTCGAACCGGCAGCCGCAGTAGTTCCTGACCTTGAAAATAACAATGACAGTAAAGATACTAACAacgacgacaccaccaccaccaccaccaccaccaccaacaacaacaacaacaacaacaacgcgacTTCCTCGGAGGATGATTCGTCCAAGAAAACCAACTGA